One window from the genome of Pedobacter schmidteae encodes:
- a CDS encoding iron-containing alcohol dehydrogenase, whose amino-acid sequence MTFDKVYQYNFPTTIRFGAGAIKELPAYLKQHGLMRPMIVTDATIAALPFFKAIVADLEQHHISVEVFNDIHKNPVKSDVYKGTDLWDGTSRDSIIGIGGGAALDVARAIVLRVHHREDLFKYDDLIGGDVYVTNDVPHFVTIPTTSGTGSEVGRSAIIADDETHQKKILFSPKLMAKIVFADPVLTMDLPPFVTAATGMDALTHNMEAFLAKNPHPLCDGIALEGISLIKDALVQATNKPDLESRSKMLMAAMMGAIAFQKGLGVVHSLAHPLSSLLDTHHGLANAVNLPYGMAFNIEGFEDRFRRIARTLELKEESGEAVVNYLFELNMQVNIPHHLRDIGVKEEHIETLSDLAFADFAHPNNPKPVSREDFKQLYLRAL is encoded by the coding sequence ATGACATTTGATAAAGTTTATCAGTATAACTTTCCTACTACCATACGATTTGGGGCAGGTGCAATTAAGGAGCTCCCAGCTTATTTAAAGCAGCATGGTTTAATGCGGCCAATGATTGTAACCGATGCAACAATTGCTGCATTACCTTTTTTTAAAGCAATTGTGGCCGATCTGGAACAGCATCACATTTCGGTGGAGGTTTTTAACGACATTCATAAAAATCCGGTAAAGAGTGATGTGTATAAGGGGACCGACTTGTGGGATGGTACTTCCAGAGATAGTATTATTGGCATTGGCGGTGGGGCAGCGCTGGATGTAGCCCGGGCAATTGTTTTGCGTGTTCACCATCGCGAAGATCTTTTTAAATATGATGATCTCATCGGTGGGGATGTCTATGTAACTAATGATGTTCCTCATTTCGTTACCATTCCTACCACCTCGGGTACAGGAAGTGAAGTGGGTAGAAGTGCAATTATTGCCGATGATGAAACGCATCAGAAAAAGATCCTTTTTTCGCCAAAGCTGATGGCTAAAATTGTGTTTGCAGATCCGGTCCTGACTATGGACCTTCCCCCATTTGTTACGGCGGCTACTGGAATGGACGCGCTTACTCATAATATGGAAGCATTTTTAGCCAAAAATCCGCATCCACTTTGTGATGGTATTGCATTGGAAGGTATCTCTCTGATCAAAGACGCTCTGGTGCAGGCAACCAATAAACCGGACCTGGAGAGCAGAAGTAAAATGTTAATGGCCGCTATGATGGGGGCAATTGCATTTCAAAAGGGACTAGGTGTAGTACACTCACTGGCCCATCCTTTGTCTTCTTTACTCGATACACATCATGGACTGGCCAACGCCGTGAATTTGCCGTATGGAATGGCCTTTAATATTGAAGGTTTTGAAGATCGTTTTCGCAGGATAGCCAGAACATTGGAGTTGAAGGAAGAATCCGGCGAAGCCGTAGTAAACTACCTTTTTGAGCTGAATATGCAAGTTAATATTCCCCATCACTTAAGAGATATCGGCGTAAAAGAAGAACATATAGAAACACTTTCCGACTTAGCCTTCGCCGACTTTGCACACCCCAATAATCCCAAGCCGGTAAGCAGGGAGGACTTTAAGCAGCTATATTTAAGGGCGCTATAA
- a CDS encoding aldehyde dehydrogenase family protein has product MNIINPATAKIIAIVNEDDSKSLAHKYHLLKAGQVAWASRKLAERIVVIEKFYQLLDEEREHLAAVLTDEVGKPLQQSKNEINGARGRVRWMLDHAVQYLSDETVINSPELKELISYEPLGVICNISAWNYPYLVGVNVFVPALLAGNGVMYKPSEYATLTGLEIEKLLKKAGVPDDVFKVAIGARETGEHLLYMNFNGYFFTGSYQTGKYIYERVAPKMVPCQLELGGKDPLYVTDDVDNIAGVAAGTADGAFYNNGQSCCAVERIYVHEKVYDAYVDAFVKEVKSWKIGSPTEEGVYIAALTRKEQLGLLENQVKDALQKEARLETGGKVMNSEGNYFEPTVLTNVNHSMKVMQEESFGPIIGIMKVKDDQEAVKLMQDTPYGLTAAVYSVDMARAQQILSQIDSGTGYWNCCDRVSAGLPWSGRKHSGIGATLSHQGLRAFTKTKSWHLRG; this is encoded by the coding sequence ATGAACATCATAAATCCTGCTACAGCCAAAATTATTGCAATAGTTAATGAAGACGATAGTAAGTCGCTGGCACATAAATATCATTTACTTAAAGCCGGCCAGGTTGCATGGGCTTCCCGTAAGTTAGCCGAGCGCATTGTGGTTATCGAGAAATTTTACCAGTTGCTGGATGAGGAAAGGGAGCACCTGGCCGCTGTATTGACTGATGAGGTAGGAAAGCCCTTGCAGCAGTCGAAAAATGAGATTAATGGAGCCAGAGGAAGAGTTCGCTGGATGCTGGATCATGCCGTACAGTATCTTTCTGATGAGACTGTTATCAATAGCCCCGAACTAAAGGAGCTGATATCCTACGAACCATTAGGTGTAATTTGTAATATATCGGCCTGGAATTATCCTTACCTGGTTGGGGTAAATGTGTTTGTCCCCGCTTTACTGGCTGGCAACGGGGTGATGTACAAGCCTTCAGAATATGCTACACTTACTGGTCTTGAAATTGAAAAGCTGCTGAAAAAGGCTGGTGTGCCTGATGACGTGTTTAAGGTTGCTATTGGTGCCAGGGAAACTGGTGAGCATCTTTTGTACATGAATTTTAACGGCTACTTTTTTACAGGATCTTACCAGACCGGAAAATATATTTATGAACGTGTGGCGCCCAAAATGGTTCCATGCCAGCTGGAACTTGGAGGTAAAGATCCATTGTATGTAACCGATGATGTAGATAATATTGCAGGTGTGGCCGCCGGAACTGCTGATGGTGCATTTTATAACAACGGGCAAAGCTGTTGTGCTGTAGAGCGGATTTATGTACATGAAAAGGTGTATGATGCCTATGTAGATGCGTTTGTAAAAGAAGTTAAGTCCTGGAAAATAGGCTCGCCGACTGAAGAAGGTGTATATATTGCGGCCTTAACCCGGAAAGAGCAGCTAGGACTGTTGGAGAATCAGGTAAAAGATGCACTGCAGAAGGAGGCCAGATTGGAGACCGGGGGGAAAGTCATGAATAGTGAAGGTAACTATTTTGAACCTACAGTGCTGACCAATGTAAATCATAGCATGAAAGTAATGCAGGAAGAAAGCTTCGGCCCAATCATTGGCATCATGAAGGTGAAGGACGATCAGGAAGCGGTGAAACTGATGCAGGATACACCCTATGGGCTTACTGCTGCCGTATATTCGGTTGATATGGCGCGTGCGCAGCAGATACTTTCGCAGATCGACTCAGGTACTGGTTACTGGAATTGCTGTGATCGTGTAAGTGCCGGACTTCCGTGGAGCGGCCGAAAACATTCTGGCATTGGAGCAACTTTATCGCACCAGGGGCTACGTGCCTTTACAAAAACTAAAAGTTGGCATTTAAGAGGTTAA
- the ppsA gene encoding phosphoenolpyruvate synthase, translating into MKTNRFTMGLIEASIGDIELVGGKNASLGEMLQKLTPLGVKIPNGFIVTSSAYFQFIKDNDLDKQIRAIIEHSDIDNLQVLSSCGQQVRQLIQNGTFSMEMEAEILNAYKALLDPYDGQTMGVAVRSSATAEDLPDASFAGQQDTYLNIRGEKDLLNAIKNCFASLFTDRAISYRESFRFGHFNIGLSVCVQKMVRSDVGVSGVAFSIDTESGFKDAVIINGSYGLGELIVQGAINPDEFIVYKPLLKKGFAAIIEKKLGKKQQKMIYGSGEQNLTTIETAVEDSARFCLSNEQILQLSTWVVVIEDYYSKLKGKWCPMDVEWAVDGITGELFIVQARPETIHSLKKNNCITTYHITDTNRHKSILLKGIAVGDKIASGRVHNLQGLEKHRIHEINFLPGDVMVTDMTDPDWEPVMKKASAIITNKGGRTCHAAIVARELGVPAIVGCDQATAALKTGDEITVSCAEGETGIVYKGIIPFTKNEIDLSALPEINTPVMMNIGSPDIAFQYASYPAKGVGLAREEFIINNYIKIHPMALLKHQSLNDEQLTAHIKATIAGYQDEETYFIEKLSYGIAKIAASCYPNKVIVRFSDFKTNEYYNMPGGKYFEPSEENPMIGWRGASRYYAETYKEAFGMECKAIKKVRETMGLDNVVVMVPFCRTINELLRVYDTMNAYGLKRGENDLEVYLMAEVPSNVILAEQFAQHIDGFSIGSNDLTQLVLGLDRDSSLVADLYNERNDAVKMMISNLIKTAKKMNVKVGICGQGPSDYPDFAQFLVEEGIDTISVTPDSFMKTVKAIKEIEDLLAVGSITV; encoded by the coding sequence ATGAAAACGAACAGATTTACAATGGGCCTTATCGAAGCTTCTATCGGAGACATCGAATTGGTAGGTGGAAAAAATGCATCACTTGGTGAGATGCTACAAAAACTTACACCGCTTGGCGTTAAAATTCCAAATGGTTTTATCGTTACAAGCTCTGCTTATTTTCAATTTATAAAGGACAATGACCTGGATAAGCAAATAAGAGCTATTATTGAACACTCCGATATTGACAACCTGCAGGTTTTATCGTCATGTGGTCAGCAAGTTCGTCAACTGATACAAAACGGAACGTTTTCCATGGAAATGGAAGCGGAGATTTTAAACGCCTACAAGGCGCTTTTAGATCCTTATGACGGCCAGACCATGGGGGTTGCTGTTCGTTCATCTGCAACTGCCGAAGATCTTCCCGATGCATCCTTTGCCGGCCAGCAAGACACCTATTTAAACATCAGGGGTGAAAAGGATTTACTGAACGCCATTAAAAACTGCTTTGCATCATTATTTACAGACAGAGCCATCAGTTATAGAGAATCCTTCCGGTTTGGTCATTTTAACATCGGCCTTTCGGTATGCGTACAAAAAATGGTCCGTTCTGATGTGGGCGTTTCTGGAGTAGCCTTTTCCATTGACACGGAAAGCGGCTTTAAGGATGCCGTAATTATCAACGGTTCTTACGGTCTGGGCGAATTAATTGTCCAGGGCGCGATTAATCCCGATGAATTTATTGTTTATAAACCCCTGCTTAAAAAAGGTTTTGCAGCAATCATTGAAAAAAAATTAGGCAAGAAACAGCAAAAAATGATCTACGGATCTGGTGAGCAAAACCTGACCACTATAGAAACTGCTGTGGAAGATTCGGCTAGATTTTGCCTGTCCAACGAACAGATTTTGCAGCTCAGCACCTGGGTGGTCGTTATTGAAGATTATTATTCAAAATTAAAAGGCAAATGGTGCCCTATGGATGTGGAATGGGCAGTAGATGGCATTACGGGAGAGCTATTTATTGTGCAGGCCAGGCCCGAGACCATTCATTCGCTGAAAAAAAACAATTGCATTACAACATATCATATCACGGATACAAACAGACATAAAAGCATCTTGTTGAAGGGCATTGCAGTGGGCGATAAAATTGCCTCTGGCAGGGTACACAACTTACAAGGACTGGAAAAACACCGCATCCACGAGATAAACTTTTTGCCTGGTGACGTAATGGTTACTGACATGACCGATCCGGACTGGGAACCGGTAATGAAAAAAGCTTCAGCAATCATTACCAATAAAGGTGGCCGTACCTGCCATGCAGCTATTGTAGCCCGAGAACTGGGCGTACCGGCAATAGTGGGTTGCGATCAGGCTACAGCGGCATTGAAAACGGGCGACGAGATTACGGTTTCATGCGCCGAAGGAGAAACAGGAATTGTATACAAAGGAATTATTCCATTTACAAAAAATGAGATCGATCTTTCGGCTTTGCCAGAAATCAATACCCCGGTAATGATGAACATTGGCTCGCCCGACATTGCATTTCAATACGCCAGCTATCCGGCAAAGGGCGTGGGACTTGCTCGTGAGGAATTTATTATCAATAACTACATCAAAATTCACCCAATGGCGCTCCTTAAGCACCAAAGTTTAAATGACGAACAGTTAACCGCACACATCAAGGCAACAATTGCCGGCTACCAAGACGAGGAAACTTATTTCATAGAAAAACTATCTTATGGTATAGCAAAAATTGCCGCTTCTTGCTACCCCAACAAGGTGATTGTACGTTTCTCAGATTTCAAAACCAATGAGTATTACAATATGCCCGGCGGGAAATATTTTGAGCCCAGCGAAGAAAATCCAATGATTGGATGGAGAGGTGCCTCAAGATATTATGCCGAAACTTATAAAGAGGCGTTTGGAATGGAATGCAAAGCCATAAAAAAGGTCAGGGAAACAATGGGATTAGATAACGTGGTTGTGATGGTACCATTTTGCCGCACCATTAACGAGCTACTAAGGGTTTATGACACCATGAATGCGTATGGTTTAAAGCGTGGTGAAAATGACCTGGAAGTTTACCTGATGGCTGAAGTTCCTTCAAATGTGATCCTGGCCGAGCAATTTGCTCAACACATTGATGGCTTTTCCATTGGCTCAAACGACCTTACCCAATTGGTACTTGGACTGGACAGAGACTCCTCATTGGTTGCCGATTTGTACAACGAACGGAACGATGCGGTAAAAATGATGATTTCTAACCTGATTAAAACCGCAAAAAAAATGAATGTAAAAGTAGGAATATGTGGTCAGGGCCCATCAGATTACCCTGATTTCGCACAGTTCCTGGTTGAAGAAGGAATTGATACGATATCTGTTACACCAGATTCTTTTATGAAAACCGTAAAGGCAATAAAGGAAATAGAGGATCTACTGGCGGTTGGTTCAATAACTGTTTAA
- a CDS encoding AraC family transcriptional regulator has protein sequence MANFFEQILKVKSSTFVLTEANTYHALNDFHNHQAMELIYIKSGEGTFSIGNTSRRISGDTMIMIGENVPHMFKFETNRYYDYAMKHAKPPVPLQLLMLHFDPNKLGKDFLGLPENLMLNNLLSEAKKGLLINKHSKNVVVEYLNKIEISPSYEQLPLLLQLLNKIAESQELLNLSDHKVQKPFKKIDETRLTMIYLFTMDNFYKEIKLKEIAKIVHMVPNAFCYYFKLRTGRTYFDFLIEVRIEHACKLLREKNDSITSVCNDSGFTNLSNFNRYFKLQTGKSPLEYRRDYRN, from the coding sequence ATGGCGAATTTTTTTGAGCAAATTTTAAAGGTCAAAAGCTCCACTTTTGTGTTAACAGAAGCGAACACTTACCATGCACTCAACGATTTTCACAACCATCAGGCTATGGAACTCATTTATATCAAATCGGGAGAGGGAACATTTTCCATAGGCAACACTTCAAGAAGGATCTCTGGCGATACTATGATTATGATAGGGGAGAATGTGCCGCATATGTTCAAATTTGAAACCAATAGGTATTATGATTATGCCATGAAGCACGCCAAACCACCCGTGCCATTGCAATTGTTGATGTTGCATTTTGATCCCAATAAGTTGGGAAAGGATTTTTTGGGCCTTCCCGAAAACTTAATGCTTAATAACCTCCTTTCTGAAGCCAAAAAGGGACTTTTGATCAATAAACACTCAAAAAATGTAGTGGTCGAATATCTAAATAAAATTGAAATATCACCCAGCTACGAACAGTTGCCATTGTTGTTGCAGTTGTTGAACAAAATTGCCGAAAGCCAGGAATTGTTAAATTTATCAGATCATAAAGTGCAAAAGCCTTTTAAGAAGATCGATGAAACCAGGTTAACCATGATCTATCTGTTTACCATGGATAATTTTTACAAAGAAATTAAACTAAAGGAAATTGCAAAGATTGTTCATATGGTACCCAATGCATTTTGTTATTATTTTAAGTTACGTACGGGCCGAACTTATTTTGATTTTTTGATTGAGGTAAGAATAGAACATGCCTGTAAATTGCTGAGAGAAAAAAATGATAGTATAACTTCGGTTTGCAACGATTCGGGCTTTACCAATTTGTCAAATTTCAACAGGTACTTTAAATTACAAACAGGAAAATCGCCCTTAGAGTATCGTAGGGATTATAGAAACTAG
- a CDS encoding RNA polymerase sigma factor has product MKSYANLSDEELILLLKDRDQIAFAEVYERYWRIIYGHVYKMLLDEEEAKDILQEVFSSVWLKSGDFSANINLAGYLFVSAKNRVLNFIRKNKTQDAYITSLAKYVDQFCTSTMDQLDERDVAAAIEREIQSLPKQMREVFELSRKECLSYKEIAIRLGISEETVKKQIYNAIKRMRIGLKDAVGSSIAILIFLR; this is encoded by the coding sequence ATGAAATCATACGCCAATCTGAGTGACGAGGAACTTATTTTGCTCTTAAAAGACCGAGATCAGATTGCATTTGCTGAGGTTTATGAAAGATATTGGCGGATTATATATGGTCACGTATACAAAATGCTGCTTGATGAGGAGGAAGCTAAGGATATTTTACAGGAGGTTTTCAGTTCTGTTTGGTTAAAATCCGGAGATTTTTCGGCCAATATCAATTTGGCAGGTTACCTTTTTGTGTCGGCAAAAAACCGGGTATTGAATTTCATACGAAAAAATAAAACGCAGGATGCCTATATCACCTCTCTGGCAAAATATGTAGACCAGTTTTGCACGTCGACTATGGATCAGTTGGACGAACGGGATGTGGCGGCTGCCATTGAACGGGAAATTCAATCTTTGCCCAAACAAATGCGGGAAGTATTTGAACTGAGTAGGAAAGAATGCTTGTCGTACAAGGAGATTGCGATCCGTTTGGGGATTTCGGAAGAAACCGTGAAAAAGCAAATTTATAATGCCATTAAAAGAATGAGAATTGGCTTAAAGGATGCTGTTGGTTCGTCTATTGCCATACTTATTTTCTTGCGATAA
- a CDS encoding FecR family protein, with protein MNNKEARELLDKYIEGGIGTQERAWVDHWYLNEASGRTLNDDQSFEHLNEEIWKEVLERAGLRKRNKTLRIWMTSAAAIFLLIMGIGLLIQNVQNGPGKIKTRQLSSNIKPGSNKAMLTLGNGKKIVLNDIPVGKVIKQEGISITKTSDGELIYSMSNSEANQQDKKNTFNVIETPKGGQYQVNLPDGTKVWLNSASTLKYPTSFSPLERRVELSGEGYFEVAHMARRPFKVIVDRQEIRVLGTHFDINAYKEGIGTRTTLVSGSVKVTELGKSVVLKPGEQSLFKNDVFAVNEANIEMILAWKNGFFMFKNTSLQELMNQLSRWYDIEVEYEGEIPKLSFNGKLYRNTSLDETLKLLEFSKVKFKIEGKKMRILSQSKAK; from the coding sequence ATGAACAACAAAGAAGCAAGAGAACTACTGGACAAATATATTGAAGGAGGTATTGGTACTCAGGAGCGTGCATGGGTTGACCATTGGTACCTGAATGAAGCGTCGGGCCGAACGCTGAATGATGACCAGTCTTTTGAACATTTGAACGAAGAGATATGGAAAGAAGTTTTGGAAAGGGCCGGTCTTCGAAAAAGAAATAAAACTCTTCGCATATGGATGACGAGTGCTGCGGCTATATTTTTATTGATTATGGGTATTGGTCTTCTTATTCAAAACGTTCAGAACGGGCCGGGTAAAATTAAAACCAGGCAGCTCAGCAGTAACATTAAGCCGGGAAGTAATAAGGCAATGCTTACTTTGGGAAATGGGAAAAAGATTGTATTAAATGATATACCTGTTGGTAAAGTGATCAAACAAGAGGGGATAAGCATCACTAAAACTTCAGATGGCGAATTAATCTATTCGATGAGCAATTCGGAGGCTAACCAACAAGATAAAAAAAATACCTTTAATGTTATTGAAACACCTAAAGGTGGTCAATATCAGGTAAACCTTCCGGATGGGACAAAGGTTTGGCTAAATTCTGCTTCCACACTTAAATATCCAACTAGCTTTAGTCCTTTGGAAAGAAGGGTGGAACTTAGCGGAGAGGGGTATTTTGAGGTAGCACATATGGCCAGAAGACCCTTTAAGGTTATAGTTGATCGTCAGGAGATAAGGGTTTTGGGTACCCACTTTGATATTAATGCATATAAGGAGGGGATCGGAACCAGAACCACTTTGGTGAGCGGGAGTGTGAAAGTTACAGAGCTTGGAAAGTCTGTTGTATTGAAGCCGGGAGAACAGTCGTTGTTTAAAAATGATGTTTTTGCGGTGAATGAAGCTAATATTGAAATGATATTGGCCTGGAAGAATGGTTTTTTTATGTTTAAAAATACCAGCCTCCAGGAATTGATGAATCAATTGTCCAGATGGTATGACATTGAAGTGGAATATGAGGGCGAGATTCCAAAGTTGTCATTTAACGGGAAATTGTATAGAAATACCAGCCTGGACGAAACTTTAAAATTACTGGAGTTTTCGAAAGTAAAATTTAAGATTGAAGGCAAAAAGATGAGGATTTTGTCGCAATCTAAAGCCAAATAA
- a CDS encoding TonB-dependent receptor: protein MKIIAFHLAVPKPQLMSKILLTMKLTTFLLLIGLFTANARTYGQISLNERNTSLNRIFHLIEKQSKYVFFIGNTDLSEARTSINISNGTLEDVLKECLKGQLLTFKIVGRNVAITRLEKTNISPESFAEIRGRVVDQKGDPVAGANVFVKTRTNEGTTTGKDGQFVITAIKGDILVVSFVGYKRKEIEVTSSTTINIVLEEESMQLMESVVVGYGTVKKKDLTGSVSSLGGDKVTQVKAVSNIAQALQGQMAGVQVNQGSGQPGEGMLISIRGTNSINGGNAPLYVIDGILTQGISAQVNVDDIASIDVLKDASSTAIYGSRGANGVIVITTKTGQAGKLRVNYDGYYGFQDLRKRADLIDASSFAQLKNEVAQNDGKPLPYTAAQIDGLGKGTDWQSLVYKTAPMQNHTLSFSGATDVTKYYISMGYFDQDGIIENSNYRRLSSRINFNQKLNERLDFNTSLSVIQERYRRANYQNADYGGVPFQTMVMPPTDGVYDDNGKYTVFTGVSWGQTNPVGMAREQYNPKNTLSILGTVGFTYELIKGLKLKSTVSVDANNNKQDTYNPPSITFGQPAGNASKTYSNGSSFVNENTLNYNYSRGNHFFDALAGFTYQYDKSESLYSGNAAGFVTEAYLNNNIQSATNKGQPETTYESRKLLSYLARLNYNYKGKYFATFTGRSDGSSVFGANNKYAFFPSGALAWRISEEDFMKDSRSVSNLKIRTSYGSSGNQAIRPYRTLASVTGVNPIFDNKPNLGYILGSLSNGDLKWETTDEFDLGIDLGLFNDRVQFTADYYDKKTRDLLLEVTLPPSSGFGSVLQNVGMVRNRGFEFQLSTRNIENSDFKWSSQLTFSRNRNTVADLGKAADGSPIVKKEVGTGGNWFPMILNKPMFSFYGQTVTGVYQTDAEAVANGEIQKKAGDYKFLDYNGDGVVSDDDRHVLTDMTPKFTFGFNNTFSYKNFDLKLMFVGSIGNHLVNEFRKYNLTLNGLWTPTQEAFDNRWKGNGTSNSGDRPSANSMQYTRDYANSLWVENGSYVKLRDITLAYNFSARLLKAMKVSSVNVYVSAQNYLTITNYSGYDPEVSWASASVNGWDRGNYPSMKSITAGVKVNF, encoded by the coding sequence ATGAAAATAATTGCTTTTCACCTAGCTGTGCCTAAACCACAGCTGATGTCAAAAATACTGTTAACAATGAAGCTAACCACTTTTCTGCTGCTTATAGGCCTTTTCACGGCAAATGCCCGAACTTATGGGCAGATTAGCTTAAATGAGCGAAATACTTCTTTAAATAGAATTTTTCATCTGATAGAAAAACAGAGCAAGTACGTTTTTTTTATTGGAAACACTGATTTAAGCGAGGCAAGGACTTCAATAAATATCTCTAACGGCACACTCGAGGATGTTTTGAAGGAATGCCTTAAAGGGCAGCTCTTAACGTTTAAGATTGTAGGTCGTAATGTAGCCATTACCAGACTTGAAAAAACAAATATATCACCGGAATCCTTCGCTGAAATCAGGGGGCGGGTAGTAGACCAGAAAGGAGATCCTGTTGCGGGGGCAAACGTGTTTGTAAAAACGAGGACTAATGAAGGGACAACCACCGGTAAAGACGGGCAGTTTGTGATTACCGCAATTAAAGGCGACATCCTGGTGGTTTCTTTTGTAGGATATAAAAGAAAGGAAATTGAAGTAACCAGCAGTACTACGATTAACATTGTATTGGAAGAAGAATCTATGCAACTGATGGAGTCGGTAGTGGTGGGATATGGTACGGTAAAGAAAAAAGACCTTACCGGATCTGTGTCTTCACTGGGTGGCGACAAGGTTACCCAGGTTAAAGCAGTTTCTAATATTGCACAAGCGTTGCAAGGCCAAATGGCAGGGGTTCAGGTTAATCAAGGATCCGGACAGCCTGGCGAGGGCATGCTGATTTCTATCAGAGGCACAAATTCAATAAACGGTGGCAATGCTCCCCTGTATGTGATAGATGGAATTCTTACACAAGGGATATCTGCCCAGGTAAATGTTGATGACATTGCTTCTATTGATGTTTTAAAAGACGCTTCGTCGACGGCAATCTATGGTTCCAGAGGTGCCAATGGGGTTATTGTAATTACTACAAAAACTGGTCAGGCCGGCAAGCTTAGGGTAAATTATGATGGGTACTATGGTTTTCAGGACTTGCGTAAAAGAGCTGACCTGATTGATGCTTCCTCCTTTGCGCAATTAAAAAATGAAGTAGCGCAGAACGATGGAAAGCCGCTACCTTATACTGCAGCACAAATTGATGGCCTGGGAAAAGGTACCGATTGGCAATCTTTGGTCTATAAAACAGCGCCCATGCAAAACCACACCTTGTCTTTTTCTGGTGCAACTGATGTGACGAAATACTATATCTCTATGGGATATTTTGACCAGGATGGTATCATCGAAAATTCCAACTACAGAAGGTTGTCGTCAAGGATCAACTTTAATCAAAAGTTAAATGAGAGGCTTGATTTTAATACCAGCTTATCTGTTATCCAGGAAAGGTACCGCAGGGCAAATTATCAAAATGCCGATTACGGTGGTGTGCCGTTTCAAACAATGGTAATGCCTCCAACAGATGGCGTTTATGACGATAATGGTAAGTACACGGTATTTACCGGGGTAAGCTGGGGGCAGACAAACCCCGTGGGGATGGCAAGGGAGCAATACAATCCAAAGAATACTTTGAGCATACTGGGGACCGTTGGGTTTACCTATGAGCTTATCAAAGGCTTAAAATTAAAGTCTACAGTAAGTGTAGATGCAAATAATAATAAACAGGATACTTATAATCCGCCATCCATAACATTTGGTCAGCCTGCAGGAAATGCCTCCAAAACTTACAGCAATGGCTCGTCGTTTGTAAATGAAAATACGCTGAACTATAATTATAGCCGGGGTAATCATTTTTTTGATGCATTGGCGGGTTTCACTTATCAGTATGATAAATCGGAGAGCCTTTACAGTGGAAACGCCGCAGGATTTGTTACCGAAGCTTATTTAAATAACAATATCCAGTCGGCCACCAACAAAGGACAGCCGGAAACCACTTACGAGAGCAGAAAGTTGCTTTCCTATCTGGCAAGATTGAACTACAATTACAAGGGGAAGTATTTTGCTACGTTCACAGGTCGGTCTGATGGTTCATCTGTATTTGGCGCCAATAACAAATATGCCTTTTTCCCTTCGGGGGCTCTTGCCTGGAGAATTTCTGAAGAGGACTTTATGAAAGACAGCCGTTCGGTTTCCAACTTAAAAATCAGGACCAGTTACGGATCGTCTGGTAACCAGGCCATCAGGCCATATCGTACACTGGCAAGTGTAACCGGTGTTAATCCTATTTTCGACAATAAGCCTAACCTGGGCTATATTTTAGGCTCTTTGTCTAACGGGGATCTTAAATGGGAAACCACTGATGAATTTGATTTGGGAATTGATTTAGGTCTTTTTAACGATAGGGTACAATTTACGGCCGATTATTACGACAAAAAGACCAGAGACCTGCTGTTGGAGGTAACCTTGCCGCCATCTTCGGGTTTCGGTTCGGTATTGCAAAATGTGGGCATGGTACGCAACCGTGGTTTTGAATTTCAATTGAGCACAAGAAATATAGAAAATAGCGACTTTAAATGGTCCAGCCAACTCACGTTTTCGCGCAATAGAAATACGGTGGCCGATTTGGGGAAAGCAGCAGACGGAAGCCCAATTGTTAAAAAAGAAGTGGGTACAGGCGGCAACTGGTTTCCTATGATTTTAAACAAGCCTATGTTTTCATTCTATGGTCAGACTGTAACTGGCGTTTACCAGACAGATGCTGAAGCAGTAGCTAATGGAGAAATACAAAAGAAAGCTGGTGATTATAAGTTCCTCGATTATAATGGCGATGGTGTGGTGAGTGACGATGACAGGCATGTGCTGACGGATATGACACCTAAATTCACTTTCGGTTTTAACAACACCTTTAGCTATAAGAATTTTGATCTGAAACTGATGTTTGTCGGTTCTATAGGCAACCATCTGGTAAATGAGTTCAGGAAGTATAACTTAACGCTAAATGGATTATGGACGCCAACACAGGAAGCATTTGACAACCGCTGGAAAGGTAATGGCACTAGTAATAGTGGTGATAGGCCTTCAGCCAACAGTATGCAATACACCCGCGATTATGCCAATAGTTTATGGGTAGAAAATGGTTCATACGTAAAATTAAGAGACATTACACTGGCATACAATTTTTCAGCAAGATTGCTCAAAGCAATGAAGGTATCCTCGGTAAATGTGTATGTAAGTGCTCAGAATTATCTGACAATAACTAACTATTCGGGGTATGATCCCGAAGTTTCATGGGCTTCGGCATCGGTAAATGGCTGGGACAGGGGTAACTATCCTTCCATGAAATCGATTACCGCGGGTGTTAAGGTGAATTTTTAA